A portion of the Tepidamorphus gemmatus genome contains these proteins:
- a CDS encoding ABC transporter permease produces the protein MQSTVIKPVLAIYTGLFLLFLYGPFAVLTILSFQAGPEGGPQFPIIEWSTYWYRHLVGLTPPSRVAPLPIYEGLLRSLTLAFMTMVVSTVLGVASAQAFRSRFKGSGLVFYLIVLGMMVPGVLVGLGMALVANFLGIDRHWWSTAFVLHVVYTLPFAFLVMLAIFNRFDASVEEAAWSLGVSPARTFRKVTFPLIFPGVLSAMLFAFTLSYDEFSRTLFASGRDLTLPLAIYGTFSIEIHPNVFAFGVLTTLFSFALLAVYAVLMGLSVRRARRFAIQEDVA, from the coding sequence ATGCAGTCCACCGTCATCAAGCCGGTCCTCGCCATCTACACCGGGCTGTTCCTGCTGTTCCTCTACGGCCCGTTCGCGGTGCTGACGATCCTCTCCTTCCAGGCCGGCCCCGAAGGCGGCCCGCAGTTTCCGATCATCGAGTGGTCGACCTACTGGTACCGCCACCTGGTCGGCCTGACCCCGCCCTCGCGCGTCGCGCCGCTGCCGATCTACGAAGGACTGCTGCGATCGCTGACTCTCGCCTTCATGACCATGGTCGTCTCGACCGTGCTCGGCGTCGCCTCCGCCCAGGCCTTCCGGTCGCGTTTCAAGGGCTCCGGGCTGGTGTTCTATCTCATCGTGCTCGGCATGATGGTGCCGGGCGTGCTGGTCGGCCTCGGCATGGCGCTGGTCGCCAATTTCCTCGGCATCGATCGGCACTGGTGGAGCACCGCCTTCGTCCTGCATGTCGTCTACACGTTGCCCTTCGCCTTCCTGGTGATGCTGGCGATCTTCAACCGCTTCGATGCGAGCGTCGAGGAAGCCGCCTGGTCGCTCGGGGTGTCGCCGGCGCGCACCTTCCGCAAGGTAACATTTCCGCTGATCTTCCCGGGCGTCCTGTCGGCGATGCTGTTCGCCTTCACGCTGTCCTACGACGAGTTCTCGCGCACGCTGTTCGCGTCCGGGCGCGACCTGACGCTGCCGCTGGCGATATACGGCACCTTCTCGATCGAGATCCACCCGAATGTCTTCGCCTTCGGGGTGCTGACGACGCTGTTCTCCTTCGCGCTGCTGGCTGTCTACGCGGTGCTGATGGGTCTGTCGGTCCGTCGCGCAAGGCGCTTCGCCATCCAGGAGGACGTGGCATGA
- a CDS encoding ABC transporter permease produces MSEATNEGPASPAANRQRIAYWLIAPAVVWMVLFLVLPIAMMVYVSFWTQTTFTIEPTLTVKSWVTFFTSETYLAALWTTVRIWLTVLAATLLIGYPAALFVGLFVRNRTLQTALLVLCVIPFWTSFLIRVLAWRPMLGKEGAINIVLQGLGITSQPIEALLFSELSVVIGMTQIYCVFMVGPIAFTLARIDLNVIEAARDLGAGFLRIFRTIILPLSMPGVVVGSIFVSVMVLGEFATSAALSGRKVNMLGNIIVTQVGSLKWAFAAVVGVVLTVIMGIVVAGLLRIVNLRKEL; encoded by the coding sequence ATGAGCGAAGCAACGAACGAGGGGCCGGCCTCTCCGGCCGCGAACCGGCAGCGGATCGCCTATTGGCTGATCGCGCCGGCGGTGGTCTGGATGGTGCTGTTCCTGGTGCTGCCGATCGCCATGATGGTCTACGTCTCGTTCTGGACGCAGACCACCTTCACCATCGAGCCGACGCTGACGGTGAAGAGCTGGGTCACCTTCTTCACGTCCGAGACCTATCTCGCCGCCCTGTGGACGACGGTCCGGATCTGGCTGACGGTGCTGGCGGCGACACTCCTCATCGGCTATCCGGCGGCGCTGTTCGTCGGCCTGTTCGTCCGCAACCGGACGTTGCAGACGGCGCTACTCGTGCTGTGCGTCATCCCGTTCTGGACCTCCTTCCTGATCCGCGTGCTGGCCTGGCGGCCGATGCTCGGCAAGGAAGGCGCGATCAACATCGTGCTGCAGGGGCTCGGCATCACCTCCCAGCCGATCGAGGCGCTGCTGTTCTCCGAGCTCTCGGTGGTCATCGGCATGACGCAGATCTACTGCGTGTTCATGGTCGGGCCGATCGCCTTCACGCTCGCCCGCATCGATCTCAACGTGATCGAGGCAGCGCGCGATCTCGGCGCCGGCTTCCTGCGCATCTTCCGCACGATCATCCTGCCGTTGTCGATGCCGGGTGTCGTGGTGGGTTCGATCTTCGTCTCGGTGATGGTGCTCGGCGAGTTCGCGACCTCGGCGGCGCTGTCCGGGCGCAAGGTCAACATGCTCGGCAACATCATCGTCACGCAGGTGGGCTCGCTGAAATGGGCCTTCGCCGCCGTGGTCGGCGTCGTGCTGACGGTGATCATGGGCATCGTGGTCGCCGGTCTGCTGCGCATCGTCAACCTCCGCAAAGAGCTCTAG
- a CDS encoding ABC transporter ATP-binding protein — MTNALLVSGLSKSYGNVVALDDVSLRIAADRYVSLLGPSGSGKTTLLRVIAGFEEPDAGQVVVAGRPMDRVPAHRRGIGFVFQNFALFPHLSVKENIGFGLVNREEAPLAPRLADARVRDMIALVGLTGLESRRIDQISGGQRQRVALARTLVTEPKLVLLDEPLGALDANLRARMRSELRAIRERLGITFLHVTGSETEALAMGDTVVVLDRGRIAQVGDAASVYDRPASPNVARFLSCYNLFTGELADDTFTTAAGRFPIAGAVRQTTGGRREGAYAVRYDRIEVRPAGAGASPDEVRIEATFVASEYTGASVTSFFALDAGGMVEVEAHLSHRAPPAYTERQRYGLVWRPQDAIVFA, encoded by the coding sequence ATGACCAACGCTCTCCTCGTCAGCGGTCTCAGCAAGTCCTATGGCAATGTCGTCGCCCTCGATGACGTGTCGCTGCGCATTGCCGCAGATCGATATGTCTCGCTGCTCGGCCCGAGCGGCTCGGGCAAGACCACGCTGCTGCGGGTGATCGCCGGTTTCGAGGAGCCGGACGCCGGACAGGTCGTGGTTGCCGGGCGGCCGATGGACCGCGTCCCGGCCCACCGTCGCGGCATCGGCTTTGTGTTCCAGAATTTCGCGCTGTTCCCGCATCTGTCGGTGAAGGAGAACATCGGTTTTGGCCTCGTCAACCGCGAGGAGGCGCCGCTCGCCCCGCGCCTCGCCGACGCCCGGGTGCGGGACATGATCGCGCTCGTCGGCCTGACCGGACTCGAGAGTCGCCGCATCGACCAGATTTCCGGCGGCCAGCGGCAGCGTGTGGCGCTGGCCCGCACGCTGGTGACAGAGCCCAAGCTGGTGCTGCTCGACGAGCCGCTCGGTGCGCTCGACGCCAATCTGCGCGCTCGCATGCGCAGCGAGTTGCGCGCGATCCGGGAGCGGCTCGGCATCACCTTCCTGCATGTCACCGGCAGCGAGACCGAGGCGCTCGCGATGGGCGATACGGTGGTCGTGCTCGACCGCGGGCGGATTGCCCAGGTGGGCGACGCCGCCAGCGTCTATGACCGGCCAGCCAGCCCGAACGTGGCGCGCTTCCTCAGCTGCTACAACCTGTTCACCGGCGAGCTCGCCGACGACACCTTCACCACGGCGGCCGGTCGGTTCCCGATCGCCGGCGCGGTTCGCCAGACGACCGGCGGTCGTCGCGAGGGCGCCTACGCGGTGCGGTACGACCGCATCGAGGTCCGACCCGCCGGGGCCGGGGCCTCGCCCGACGAAGTCCGCATCGAGGCGACCTTCGTCGCCAGCGAATATACCGGGGCGTCGGTCACCTCGTTCTTCGCCCTCGATGCCGGCGGCATGGTCGAGGTCGAGGCGCATCTCAGTCATCGGGCCCCGCCGGCCTACACCGAACGACAGCGCTACGGCCTCGTCTGGCGGCCGCAGGACGCGATCGTCTTCGCCTGA
- a CDS encoding GntR family transcriptional regulator yields MSKGPPSVSALRRYEIVERILRRNIEKGQLPRGLVLLEGPIAEILQTSRAPVQRALQLLEADGLIHRFDGRGYLVGPPGCGAEALRTDIKALGLEIPHEAGAALLSRGSWMRIYETVETDVAACIVFGQFRLVEAELARHFSVSRTVVRDVLGRLQERGLVRKDQSSHWVAGPLTARSIKDHFALRGILEPPALVDAAPHLDRDRLARLHAQFRAAETIDTDDEDDSLEAFETLLVDTCVLTTPNNRLAQMICDNLLPVLAADRVLRQLGLPADRSAITEHRMIVELLLRDAVAAAAEMLSAHIAAAAGRSLAQMKIVAVIPEPAHLAPYLTREAS; encoded by the coding sequence ATGAGCAAGGGGCCGCCATCAGTGTCGGCGCTGCGCCGCTACGAGATTGTCGAGCGCATCCTGCGCCGCAATATCGAGAAGGGTCAGCTGCCCCGCGGTCTGGTCCTGCTCGAGGGTCCGATCGCCGAGATCCTGCAGACCAGCCGCGCCCCGGTGCAGCGCGCCCTGCAGCTGCTCGAGGCGGACGGCCTGATTCACCGCTTCGACGGGCGTGGCTATCTGGTCGGCCCGCCGGGCTGCGGGGCGGAAGCGCTGCGCACCGACATCAAGGCGCTGGGGCTGGAGATCCCTCACGAGGCGGGGGCAGCCCTGCTCAGCCGCGGTTCGTGGATGCGCATCTACGAGACCGTCGAGACGGATGTCGCGGCCTGTATCGTGTTCGGCCAGTTCCGGCTGGTCGAGGCGGAGCTCGCCCGGCACTTCAGCGTCAGCCGGACGGTGGTGCGCGACGTGCTCGGCCGCCTGCAGGAGCGCGGGCTCGTCCGCAAGGATCAGAGCTCGCACTGGGTGGCGGGGCCGCTGACCGCGCGCTCCATCAAGGACCACTTCGCGCTCCGCGGGATCCTCGAACCGCCCGCGCTGGTCGATGCTGCGCCGCATCTCGACCGCGACCGGCTGGCCCGCCTCCACGCGCAGTTCCGGGCCGCCGAGACAATCGACACGGACGACGAGGATGACAGTCTCGAGGCGTTCGAGACGCTGCTTGTCGATACCTGCGTGCTGACCACGCCGAACAACCGCCTGGCGCAGATGATCTGCGACAATCTGCTGCCGGTCCTCGCCGCCGACCGGGTCTTGCGCCAGCTCGGCCTGCCGGCCGACCGCAGTGCCATCACCGAGCATCGCATGATCGTCGAGCTGCTGTTGCGCGACGCGGTGGCGGCGGCGGCGGAAATGCTGTCGGCGCACATTGCCGCCGCCGCCGGCCGCAGCCTCGCCCAGATGAAGATCGTCGCCGTGATTCCCGAGCCGGCGCATCTGGCGCCTTACCTGACCCGGGAGGCGTCCTGA